The sequence below is a genomic window from Lolium perenne isolate Kyuss_39 chromosome 4, Kyuss_2.0, whole genome shotgun sequence.
gaggaacaaaatcgacaagaccagcagcgatctgtttacctcgatccattgtgttgcttgcagttgatgatgtcgaagatcttgaacgtgccatcgagatcagatccttacgcctctagtccccacggtcggcgccaattgacaaggtatcaacttgtcaatgcctatggattgtaggctagggtttagttggaagtagagggtaagtagatctcgaaggtttcagccgaaaagtactcgacgattatgaaaactagggtttgtaaacaatgattcgatcctttcttcgtccctcgactccccctttatataggaggtggagccgagggattcgtgctatacaagttacagagtccgggacggtttctaactcatcccgccagattacagataacacttcctattacaactcttgactttccttgatatatcttgggctcccgaatcttcttattcttcgggtagtgggccttcagtaaaccccgggtactatcttcggcaggcccatttgggatgcctatgtcactccccttgcagcgtgtcttgacctccccggcaacggcgccagaaaagtagctgcttgtgatggtaaagcacacgtacgttgggaaccccaagaggaaggtatgatgagtacagcagcgagttttccctcagtaagaaaccaaggttatcgaaccagtaggagatgaagatcacgtgaaggttgttggtgaaggtgtgtagtgcggcgcaacaccagggattccggtgccaacgtggaacctgcacaacacaatcaaaatactttgtcccaacttaacagtgaggttgtcaatctcaccggcttgctgtaaacaaaggattaaatgtatggtgtggaaaatgatgtttgtttgcaatgaacagtagagaacaatgattgcagtagattgtattcagatgtaaaagaatggaccggggtccacagttcactagtgatgtctctccaataagaaattgcatgttgggtgaacaaattacagttgggcaattgacaaatagagagggcataacaatgcacatacatatcatgatgagtaatatgagatttacttagggcattacgacaaagaacatagaccgccatccagcatgcatctatgcctaaaaagtccaccttcgggttagcatccgcaccccttccagtattatgttgcaagcagcagacaattgcattaagtactgtgtgtaatgtaaacaatacaaatatccttagacaaagcattgatgttttatccctagtggcaacagcacatccacaaccttaggggttgttgtcactcccccagattcaatggagacatgaacccactatctagcataaatactccctcttggagtcacaagtatcaacttgtccagagcctctactagcaacggagagcatgcaagatcataaacaacacatataagatagatctataatcaacttgatatagtattccatattcatcggatcccaacaaacacaacatgtagcattacaaatagatgatcttgatcatgataggcacgtcacaagatctaaacatgatggcacagtaggagaagacaaccatctagctattgttatggacccgtagtccaaggatgaactactcacgcatcagtccagaggcgggcatggtgatgtagagccctccggtgatgattcccctctccggcagggtgccagaggagatcttctgaaccccccaatttagggttgacggcggcgtcgtctctggaactgttctagtATTTTGGCTCTAGGTACTAGgtttttcggggacgaaggaataaataggcgaaggggcaacgtcgggggagccagggggctccctccccacgtcacggcgcggcagtggggcccccgcgccgccatatggggagggccccctgctggccttcctcgactcctctttggtcttctggaaatactccgtggaaaatagggccgtgagcttttgtttcgtccaattccgagaatatttgtaaaacaacttttctgaaatcaaaaatagcagaaaacaggaactggccttgtggcatcttgttaataggttagtccctgaaaatacataaaaacattataaagtgtgaataaaacatgtaggtattgtcataaaactagcatggaacataagaaattatagatacgttggagacgtatcagcgacccAACACGgccagcggcggcggcgtaggacgGCTAGCACGGCCAACAGCGGCAGCGCACGCCCGCAACGGCGGCCAAGCACGCGCGGCGGCGAAACGGCACGGAGCGGCGTCGTCCCAAGACGCAGGCGGCGCCCGCCCGCAGTGGCTCAGACGGCCAGCACGCATGGTAGCCGAGCATGGCTAGCACGCGCGGCGACGGACGCCCGCGGTGGCGGCCAAGCACGGCCAGCGGCGTCTGCCCAGCACGCACGGTGGCACACGCCCGCGACGGTTGCCCAGCACGCGCGGCGGCGGTGCATGCCCGCATGCagtgatttttattttttattttaattttgatttggacaaaaaaatcatgtttagacttgtgttgattttaatttcAACAAAAAATTATGTTTAAGCTGTTCCATTCCGCGGTGCAATTCCAGAACCGAACAGAAAAAAAGAACCGTTCCGTTCCTCGACGTTTTCTGAACCGAACACGGGGTCGAAACCATCCCATGATGttggaatggaaccattccattttgttccccctgattctaGAACCGAACACATCCTTAGTGGTTCCGAATGCACGCCAAATTTGGTAGTGCCAACAGAAACCGAAGCACATAAAAAAAGCATCTATCACACTCTCAAACTCTTATGTAAGACCGGGCCAGCAAAATCCGAGGCAGTCCGTGAAGCTCTAAAATAGAAACTATCTCATTTCTCGTTAGAACAGTTAAATTATTTACAATTATAATGTATATATGTTTTAGATGGATGTTCAAATCGAAGAAGTACTCTCAGCCTCCTTAGATTCAAAACCCATGATAAAATCATTTTAATAATTGTTTTAACATCAAATATATAGTTTAAAAACCGACCGGGCAGACAGAAGAGACCCAACATCTAATGATTTTTTATACATTTGAAATAATAACGCTTGAACTATCCCCATGAAATTTACCTCAGTCTTTATAAATTAAAATCAGTGATTAATTATTTAATTTGAATACAAGGAGTCAAGACATTGCATGTTTAAAACTTGAACTAGAAATTTGTTTCAAGAATACATATAGTGTGAGGTATACATGCAGATTGTCTGAGCTTTATTCCTGCTAAAAAAATCGAATAATCAATTGGAATAGCAAAAGTTTAGCAAAACGGTCTTGAAGAGTTCCTGGCAGTCAAATCCAAAACTTAGCTCAACCAACATTAGTCGGACAACGGTCATGTTGGTTCTTCACAAAGACGCGAGCCGTCCGGTTGACTAATAGTAACATCACCAAGCATCTTTTGCTATTATTACAATAGACTGGTCCACGACCATTCACTGTCATGACCCCACCTTTGCCTCGTTACGTAGACACCATTGCATGTTGTAGTGTAGAAGTTGTTGGCATACAACTCACGAAACACCGTTTCGTAAATATTACACCCCTCAGAATGGTACAACAATTTCAAAGTCTTCTTTTTATAAACTCAAAATCACAAGCTAAAAGTGTACAAATGTTTCAAGATCCACCTTGGTCCAACGAGGATTCAAATCATTACGGTAAACGGAAAATTCAAATCTATGGTATTGAAGCAAGATGATATAGCTAAGTCTGGCTTCATCTATACTCAGTAACTTATTTAATAGGGTGCTACGATGCTTGGCTCGTCTACCTTAGTCTAAGAGTTCTAAGTTTCGGTCTCCAATTCTTCCGCCTCTACTCCATGTACTATATCGTAGTCTATCCCTTCGATGCCGCTTGACAAATCCGGTTCTACGTAGTAGACCTTCTCTCCTTATTCGTCGGTAGCTTCCTCTTCATTTTTATGGTGATAAGTAAATGAGAAAATTTGCTATGATGCCGTTATTTTCTGGCATTTTGCCAAAACACACCGCTCGATTGTATCTTTGCCAAGTACCATTATAATTTTGTGGCACATTCGCTAGAACACATCACCTGGCCGAAAACAgaaacttatgcattttattatcAGAACCAGTCATCCCAGGCAAAAGTGCAAAACTTCCCGTTTTTAGTCATGTGGTGTGTTATGTCAAATATGACGCAGAATTATAGTGATACCCGGCAAAAACACAATCCCTGTGTTTTGGCAAACGCCCGGAAAATAACAATGTCTAGTGGCAAATTTTCCCTAAGTAGATTGTAAATGTCCCATGTCCTATTGATCATGTTATTTCTACCGATTGTACGAACTAGAGAGTTTTCAGACAGCAGCTAAGCAAAGGCTGGATGGCTAATGCGATGTGTATAAGGTGAGTCAACCCAAACTGTTCAGAGTTTGCCGCGTGATATGTTGGTTCTACGTCGATCGGGCCGTCCTAAAAGTACATGGGCTTGTGCGAGAATGAGAAGGACGTCTGGAGGGCTCACGGGGAGTGCCACGGGACGAACCAAGGAAACCCTACTCTGTCGGTTTCCGCTTACGTTACGAGCAAGTCCGGTAGCGATCGACCACGAGACGAACGAAACGGACCAACCTTTGCGCCGTGCCCGGAACAAAACCTAGCTAGCCTCTCGATCGTCGATCCTTCCCCGCCGACGACGCTCCAAAGCTCCTCGATCATGTTCCCCTCAGAGTGCGTCCTCGAACGCCGCGTGCGTTCCGACGGCGACGAGGATCTCGCCGGCACCAACCTCCCGCTCTTCATCCTCAAGTGCGAGCACAGGAAGGCGGATGGCTACGCGGACCACGAACTCGAGCTCTACAACGAGAGGCTTCAAGGCATGTTCATCGGAGTGCGCCTCGCCGACGCGCCTCCAGCCGTCTCGTACCTGGCCGTCCTAGGCGCCCAACTCTTCGCCGAAATCGAAACCGTCGACAGGAACGTCATCGTCATCACCCTGGGCTTCGTGGGCGACGGAGGCCGGACCTCATACCTCATCTACGACGCCGTCGCGTTGTCGCTTCGCTTGGTCTCCCAGCCACAAAACCCCAACTGGAACTACATCATTAGCTCACGTGCCTCGATCGCGCACTCATGCcagggaggcgacggcgacgcctACGCCCTGGTCCTAACGGGTTGGGACGAGGCTGTTTTTCTCTACCTGTGGCGGCCCTCATCATCGTCGCCGCCCTGGTCGGAGAAGAAGGAGCCCAGCTTCCAGGACTGGAGGGACGATATCGATACTAGCTTCTCGTTCAATGGCGACGCCTACTGGGTAGACCTTCTGTGGGGCGTCTCCTACTACAGCTGCGACGCCCTCCTCGATGACGACACCAGCGGCCTGGTAGAGTTCGGCTTCATCCCCTTGCCCCTCGAGCCGGACGGGGACTACCGCGACTCCAAGAGAGTGGCGCAGCCGGAAGCGTACCGGGCCATGGGCGTCGTCTGCGACTCCTTCATCAGGTTCGTCTCCATCGACGGCTTCCAGCAGCACGTCAAGCTCAAGAACCGCACCATCACTGTGTGGAAGCTTTGTGACGACCAGGACGAGCCGTGGGAGTTGGAGCACCAGTTCAGCCTCAAGACCCTGTGGGGCTTCCAGGGATTTGGCGACGTTCCCAAGGACCTCACGCCCATGTACCCTCTCCTTAGCACCAAGGACACGGATGTCATCTACTTGGTACTCGGCGAGTGCCGCGAGAACCCGTTCGACTTCAAGTTCATCCCGTCCAACGCGCTCTACCTCCTTGCCGTTGACATGCCGAAGAAGATAGTCACATCTGTACCGCTCACGCGCTACATGTGTCCTGACCCGTTCGTCTCGTTTGGTTTCAGCCAGTATATCAGTAAAGCGTTAATTGGACCTTGTAACGATGAAGGAATCCccatggtgaaggacgagcctacTATGCGCCATGGAGGAAATAATGTAGCAGAGGCCCCCAGTCCCCAATCCGCCATCCCAGCGAAGAAGAGTAAGCGTAGGAGGAAGCGTATGTAGGTGCTCTTGATGTTCATCATATAGTATATGTTTCTCTCCGCAATTAATTACTTGTTAAGTTAACGAGACATGCTTATCCTATGTGGATCATGGTTAATACAACCAATATTACTTTTTGAGCAGCTTTGGGTGTTGCAGCCAAGTTATCAGTTTCTGTTAGATGGTTCCTAGCAGTATTCTTGTGGTGCTAGATTTAGTTTGTATCCCTCTTTACAGCTTTGTTTCTATTGAGCATAGACTTTCTTGAATCAGGCTCAAATTACAACCATATGCACAACATTCCGTGGTTAACCGTCCCTTTCCTAAACTTGCTATGAAATACTTTGGCCATTATACAATCCTGGAGAAGATAGGATCACTGGGCGGCGGATGTCTGACGTTTGGAGTTGTCGTTCGTGCACCTGTCCCCAATAGAAGAATGAGTGATCCCTTCCCCTGCGGATCATGGCCTTACCACTAGGTCCCCGATGGCCAACGGGGGATTCGGTATAGCAGCTCACGTTCGTTTGCGCTTCGCGTTCCCGCTGGACTGGACCTACAACTTGCACTAAATATACAGTTTAGTACCACAACTTGCAAAATGTGTACCACTGGTACTACAACTTATATCGAGGGAGCAAATAGGTCCACAACCAGTTGGGAACTTAGGATTGAAAATGTGGCGTTGTATTTTTTGCGAAATACCCCTGTATAATTTTCTGTGGCAAATGTCACCTAGGTGATGCCTTCTAGGTGGGTCTCACTAGTCAGTTGTAGAAGAAACTGTTAAACTTAAAACTAACACAATGATTGGGATTCGAACTATGAACCTAGCGAGGTTGCGGTATACCCGCATTGATTAGTATCACCCATAAAACTATGGCGTATTTTGTGGCTTATCACGCAACTATGCACAATCAACACGTACCTAGCAGATGGTGGGAGAGCTCCTGTCGCACGACCTGTACGCTGCTGGCGCACCTCACACCTTTACCAAATTACGAGACAAATTATACCAAATCTAAGATATTAACGGAGGAGGAGCTAATCGGTTTGGTTACTTATGGCTGCCGCGTAGGCGAGGATGACGCCCACGCCACGTATGTAGATGTCGCtatcaagattatgatgatgCGTAACCCTAACCGGGTCGCCTCAGGTTTATATTTATATGCACAGGTTACATGCGGTTACAATACAGTATACATCGCGTATACAATACAGACTCTATACACAGCTACGGTATGTCATCTAACACTCCCTCTCAGTCATAACTTATCTAAGTTAAGATTGCGTCTAAAAAATACTAGCTGTGTTGTAGACAGTGACTTAGTAAAACCATCAGCCACTTGATCTCCTGAAGGAATAAACCGTATGTCCAAAAGCTTCTTAGCAACTCTTTCACGAACAAAGTGATAATCCACCTCAATGTGCTTAGACCTAGCATGACACTGGGTTAGCAGACAAATAGGTGGCACCAATATTATCACACCATAAACATGCTGCACGAGGCTGAGGTACTCCCAGTTCTGCAAGCAAGGTCTGTACCCAAATAACTTCAGTTGTAGCATTTGCCAAGGCTTTATACTCTGCTTCTATACTAGAGCGAGAAACTGTTGACTGGTTTCTTGCACTCCACGAGATTAAATTAGATTCCAAAAACACAGCAAATCCACCAGTGGACCTTCGATCATTCGGACAACCAGCCCAGTCAACATCAGAAAATGCACTGACCAAAACAAAGGAGGACTTACTCAATTTCAACCCAAGAGAGATTGTACCTTGCAGATACCGCAAGATACGCTTCACAGCTGACCAATGCACTGTTGTAGGTGAATGCAAAGAACTGGCACACCTTGTTCACAGAGAATGAAATATCCGGCCTAGTTAGAGTAATGTACTACAAAGCTCCAACAATACTCATATAGCGAGTAGAATCCTCACTACTCAAAAGCTCACCATCAACTATGGACAGTTTTTCAGAGACCAAAAAAGGAGTATCAACTGGCTTACACATCGCCATATTCACCCGTTTCAATAGATCATTAGCATATTTTTCCTGAGAGAGTATAATACCATCATGTACCTTCTTtacctcaatcccaagaaaataaTGCAAGTCACCCAGATCTTTGAGGGCAAAATCAAGACCAAGATCATGAAGCAAAGCATCAACAGTCTTCTCTGACGAACTAGCAACaataatgtcatcaacataaatgAGCATAAATATAGTTACTCCCCCTTTGTTGTACAAGAACAGAGAAGTATCAGCTTTGATGCAGAAAAACCAATGGCCTGTAATTTAGTACTGAGACGAGAGTACCATGCCCTgggtgcttgtttgagaccatagagagcttTCTGCAGCTTGTAAATATAATGTCTGTGAGAGGGCTCCTCATATCCAGGAGGCTGACGCATATAGacctcttcttccagaacaccatgtaaaAACGCGTTCTTCACATCTAGCTGACGAAGATGCCATCGCCGAGAAAAAGCAAGAGACAGAACCAACCGAATAGTTGCTGCCTTGACAACAGTACTGAAAGTGTCCTCATAGTCAATACCATAACGTTGTTTGAACCCCTTAGCCACCAACCGAGCTTTATAGCGATCAACAGTGCCATCAGCCTTCCGTTTGACCTTATACACCCATTTGCAGTCAATAACATTCCTGCCATGAGAGCTAGGCACAAGACTCCAAGTATTGTTTCGGAGCAAAGCAGAGTATTCTTCATCCATAGCAAGCTTCCACTGAGGATCCGAGAGTGCTTCACTACAGTAGTAGGCTCCCCCGTACTGCAAAAATTGCCAAACCGAAGGCGATCATATTGACACGGCCATCTATAACAATCTTAGGCTGAACAATGCCATGCTGAGACCGTGTACGCTGGCGTGCAGGAGCTGGCGTAGCAGTAGCTACATGAACAGAGggtgcagaagatcctgaagatgcTAGCACATCTGACGAGGCAGGCACAGAAGATCCTGTGGCCTGAGAAGAAGCAGCACCAGAGGCCGCAGAAGATCCCGGCCCCGCGGCAGAGGAATCTGGCACATCAGCCGAGGAAGCCCCACTCCTGCCCATGGGCGACGAAGGGAGCGAATCGCGAGATGCCACTAGGGAGAGGGGCGGGTCCAGGCCGACCACGCGCGATCCTGAGGCGGATCGGCCTGCCGATCCCAAGGAAGATCACCTTGGGGAGTCTGGCACCAATGATTGGGAGGAATCATTCCCGATTTCCGTGCCAGAAAATGTAGGTTCGGCAGATTCACCATTTTGAGCAGAATTTTCACCTGTTTCCTGAACAAAAGACTCAACTTGAACAGTATTAGTAGGATTAGCGTCAGGGTTCACTTGTAAATCGTGCcctgcatgaccatgcacatggaGAGGTTGCAAAGTGAGAGGTAGGAGACTAATTTCTTCACGAAGACGAGCACCCACATTAGAATGGAGGGAAGCAAACGGAAAAACCGTTTCATCAAAAACAACATCACGTGAAATATAAATGCAACCAGTGGAGATATCAAGGCATTTGTACCCTTTGTGAAGACCACTATACCCAAGAAAAGCACATTGCTTAGAACGGAATTGCAACTTATGTTTATTGTAAGGACGGAGATTGGGCCAACAGGCACAAACAAAAATCCGAAGGAGAGAATAGTCACCTCTATTTGCAAAGAGACGTTGCATGGGAGTTTGGGACTGGATAACTTTGCTAGGGAGGCGATTAATTAAGTAGAGAGTTGTAAGAAAAGCTTCATCCCAAAACTTAAGAGGCATGGAGGCAAAAGCAAGAAGAGACAAGCCAACTTCTACAATATGCCTATGCTTGCGCTCAGCAGGGCCATTTTGTTGGTGAGAATGAGGGCAGGAAACAAGATGAGATATGCCAACACGTTGTAAAAATGAATTTAGTTTCTGATATTCACCTCTCCAGTCAGTTTGCATAGCAATGATTTTCTTATCAAATAGTCTCTCAACATGATGTTGAAAATCATGAAAATTCTAAAACACATCAGATTTCTTTTTCAAAAGATACACCCAAGTAAACTTGCTATAATCATCAATAAAACTGACATAATATTTGTATCTCCCAAAAGATTCAGAGGCAGGGCCCCAAACATTAGAAAACACAAGTTCAAGTGGAGAGGTACACACACTAGTAGACTTGGGATAGGGAAGTTGATGGCTCTTGGCCATTTGACATGCATCACACATGC
It includes:
- the LOC139838869 gene encoding uncharacterized protein; amino-acid sequence: MAPHAVEQGQEGEQDNCGILNAIKSLADEMATAGKPLENEDVISYVLAGLNDETYIGFVAAITALIKAEKTISLSDVYTQLVSYEARLEDQNPAGGDMSVNAATRGGHGGGYCGGCNGGRGNYQDQRHFEQRPRPVCQICGKEGHTSLNCWKRFQKNYHGPEKTAGAAVGSYGVDTNWYSDSGATDHITSELDKLHVRDRYNGNEQIHTANGAGHDLQVNPDANPTNTVQVESFVQETGENSAQNGESAEPTFSGTEIGNDSSQSLVPDSPRFLCRGAGIFCGLWCCFFSGHRIFCACLVRCASIFRIFCTLCSCSYCYASSCTPAYTYGGAYYCSEALSDPQWKLAMDEEYSALLRNNTWSLVPSSHGRNVIDCKWVYKVKRKADGTVDRYKARLVAKGFKQRYGIDYEDTFSTVVKAATIRLVLSLAFSRRWHLRQLDVKNAFLHGVLEEEVYMRQPPGYEEPSHRHYIYKLQKALYGLKQAPRACSSEKTVDALLHDLGLDFALKDLGDLHYFLGIEVKKVCQFFAFTYNSALVSCEAYLAVSASAFSDVDWAGCPNDRRSTGGFAVFLESNLISWSARNQSTVSRSSIEAEYKALANATTEVIWVQTLLAELGVPQPRAACLWCDNIGATYLSANPVSC